A DNA window from Thiothrix subterranea contains the following coding sequences:
- a CDS encoding ammonium transporter yields MNIRLGLMMLAALLGFSGVAMADEVAAAAPVPDKGDTAWMMLSTLLVILMIVPGVALFYGGLVRAKNMLSVLTQVMAIFCMISLLWAIYGYSLAFGDGGSLNWMIGDFSKLFLAGITADSTAATFTDGVVIPELVFVSFQLTFAAITVALIVGGLAERVKFSALMIFGALWFTFSYLPITHMVWATGGYLFEAGDLDFAGGTVVHINAGIAALVGAIVLGKRVGFGRDPMQPHNLPMTMIGASLLWVGWFGFNAGSNLEANGGAGLAFINTILATAAGGMAWMLTEWLLRGKPSMLGVASGVVAGLVAVTPAAGLVGPMGAIVLGAIAGALCLWGVTGLKKMLGYDDSLDVFGIHGLGGIIGAIGTGIFVSPALGGVGVDDYSMGGQVITQASGVLLTVVWSGVVSFVLFKLIDMTMGLRVSEEEERQGLDTASHGERAYSM; encoded by the coding sequence ATGAATATTCGTCTTGGTTTAATGATGTTGGCGGCATTACTGGGTTTTTCCGGTGTGGCAATGGCTGACGAAGTAGCGGCTGCGGCTCCTGTGCCGGATAAAGGGGATACCGCGTGGATGATGCTGTCCACTTTGCTGGTTATTCTGATGATTGTACCGGGTGTGGCACTGTTCTACGGCGGTTTGGTTCGCGCTAAAAACATGTTGTCTGTGTTGACGCAGGTGATGGCTATTTTCTGCATGATTTCGCTGTTGTGGGCGATTTACGGTTATTCACTGGCATTCGGCGATGGCGGCAGCCTGAACTGGATGATTGGCGATTTCTCTAAACTGTTCTTGGCGGGTATTACCGCTGATAGCACTGCGGCTACCTTTACGGATGGCGTGGTCATTCCTGAATTGGTATTCGTGTCCTTCCAGTTGACCTTTGCGGCAATTACCGTGGCACTGATTGTGGGCGGTTTGGCTGAACGGGTGAAATTTTCCGCACTAATGATCTTCGGCGCATTGTGGTTCACCTTCTCTTACCTGCCAATCACGCACATGGTGTGGGCGACAGGCGGTTACTTGTTTGAAGCCGGTGATTTGGACTTCGCGGGTGGTACAGTCGTACACATCAATGCGGGTATCGCAGCACTGGTGGGTGCAATTGTACTGGGTAAGCGGGTTGGTTTTGGGCGTGACCCGATGCAACCACACAATCTGCCAATGACCATGATCGGTGCATCGTTGCTGTGGGTTGGTTGGTTCGGTTTCAACGCTGGTTCTAATCTGGAAGCGAATGGCGGCGCAGGTTTGGCGTTCATCAACACCATTTTGGCGACAGCGGCTGGTGGTATGGCGTGGATGCTGACTGAGTGGTTATTGCGCGGCAAGCCATCCATGTTAGGTGTAGCTTCTGGTGTCGTCGCAGGCTTAGTAGCGGTAACACCGGCTGCGGGTTTGGTGGGGCCGATGGGCGCTATCGTACTGGGTGCTATCGCCGGTGCATTGTGCTTGTGGGGTGTGACTGGCCTGAAGAAAATGCTGGGCTACGATGATAGCTTGGACGTTTTCGGTATCCACGGTCTGGGCGGTATCATTGGTGCGATTGGTACGGGTATCTTTGTTTCCCCAGCCTTAGGCGGTGTCGGTGTAGACGACTACTCGATGGGTGGGCAAGTAATTACCCAAGCATCAGGTGTTTTATTAACCGTCGTTTGGTCTGGTGTCGTGAGCTTTGTGTTGTTCAAATTGATCGACATGACCATGGGGCTGCGGGTATCGGAAGAAGAAGAACGCCAAGGTTTGGATACTGCTTCCCACGGGGAACGCGCTTATTCCATGTAA
- a CDS encoding P-II family nitrogen regulator, which translates to MKMVTAIIKPFKLDDVRDALGDIGVKGITVTEVKGFGRQKGHTELYRGAEYVVDFLPKIKLEAAVAESQVDQVIEAITKSANTGKIGDGKIFVTSVEQVIRIRTGESGTDAL; encoded by the coding sequence ATGAAAATGGTTACAGCCATTATTAAGCCCTTCAAACTCGACGACGTGCGCGATGCGTTGGGGGATATTGGCGTTAAAGGTATCACAGTCACTGAAGTAAAAGGTTTTGGGCGTCAGAAAGGTCACACCGAATTGTACCGTGGCGCAGAATACGTGGTGGATTTCCTACCAAAAATCAAGCTTGAAGCCGCCGTCGCCGAGTCGCAAGTGGATCAAGTTATTGAGGCGATCACTAAGTCTGCGAATACAGGAAAAATCGGTGATGGCAAGATTTTTGTCACTTCAGTAGAACAAGTTATCCGCATTCGCACCGGCGAAAGCGGTACAGATGCACTGTAA
- a CDS encoding accessory factor UbiK family protein — translation MQNFGNLDDLAKKLSALLPEPVRNMQEDVEKNMRGLLEGGLQKMNLVTREEFDIQSAVLLRTREKLEALEKRLAEFEAQQTQ, via the coding sequence ATGCAAAACTTTGGCAATCTTGACGATCTGGCAAAAAAATTATCAGCACTCTTGCCCGAACCCGTGCGCAATATGCAGGAAGACGTGGAAAAGAACATGCGCGGCCTGCTCGAAGGCGGCCTGCAAAAGATGAATCTGGTCACGCGGGAAGAATTCGATATTCAATCAGCCGTACTATTGCGCACCCGCGAAAAGCTGGAAGCATTGGAAAAGCGGCTTGCTGAATTCGAAGCTCAGCAAACCCAATAA
- the ureG gene encoding urease accessory protein UreG, with protein MSNPLRVGVGGPVGSGKTALLDALCKAMRDTYDIAVVTNDIYTQEDAQFLMRSEALPVERIVGVETGGCPHTAIREDASMNLAAVEDLQIRFPDLDLIFIESGGDNLSATFSPELADLTIYVIDVAEGEKIPRKGGPGITRSDLLVINKIDLAPYVGASLEVMESDSKRMRGERPFVFTNLKEKLGLQTIIDFIVHKGMLRV; from the coding sequence ATGTCTAACCCCTTACGTGTCGGTGTCGGCGGCCCCGTCGGTTCTGGCAAAACCGCGCTGCTGGATGCGCTGTGCAAAGCCATGCGCGACACTTACGACATTGCCGTTGTGACCAACGATATTTACACGCAGGAAGATGCGCAATTTCTGATGCGTAGCGAGGCATTGCCAGTGGAGCGCATTGTCGGCGTGGAAACTGGCGGTTGCCCACACACTGCCATCCGCGAAGATGCGTCGATGAATCTGGCGGCGGTGGAAGATTTACAAATCCGATTCCCCGACCTTGATCTGATTTTTATTGAAAGCGGCGGCGATAATCTGTCGGCAACGTTTAGCCCTGAACTCGCGGATTTAACCATTTACGTGATCGATGTGGCGGAAGGCGAAAAGATTCCGCGCAAAGGCGGCCCCGGCATTACCCGTTCCGACTTGCTGGTGATCAATAAGATCGACCTTGCACCTTACGTAGGGGCGTCGCTGGAAGTCATGGAAAGCGACAGCAAACGGATGCGCGGTGAACGTCCGTTTGTGTTTACCAACTTGAAAGAAAAGCTAGGCTTGCAGACGATCATTGATTTCATCGTCCACAAGGGGATGTTGCGAGTGTAA
- a CDS encoding urease accessory protein UreF, producing MTMITRIPMITDLALLRLLHLVSPTLPIGSFTYSQGIEWAVECGWITTPTDLQNWLASQLHSGMTHLDIPVLQRLYHAVERADVEALEYWIHTLNASRETSELLLEEKNRGRALTDLLIALEIPNSARWKPLLAQSQSAAFALAAVHWQIPLQQTAYGYVWSWLENLVLSAVKIIPLGQTQGQKILHEMTALIPAIVAQGLQVADDDIGASSPALAIASSRHETQYTRLFRS from the coding sequence ATGACCATGATCACGCGCATTCCCATGATCACTGATCTCGCACTGTTGCGCCTGCTGCATCTGGTCAGCCCAACTTTGCCGATTGGTTCGTTCACCTATTCACAGGGCATCGAATGGGCAGTGGAATGCGGTTGGATTACCACCCCCACCGATTTGCAAAACTGGTTGGCAAGTCAATTACACAGCGGCATGACGCATCTGGATATTCCGGTGTTGCAACGCCTGTATCACGCCGTGGAACGCGCTGATGTGGAAGCACTGGAATACTGGATTCACACCCTCAACGCCAGCCGCGAAACCAGCGAGTTATTGCTGGAAGAAAAGAATCGCGGGCGGGCGTTAACCGATTTGCTGATTGCGCTGGAAATTCCGAATTCTGCCCGTTGGAAACCGCTGCTGGCACAAAGCCAATCTGCCGCTTTCGCACTCGCTGCCGTGCATTGGCAAATCCCGTTGCAACAAACCGCTTACGGCTATGTGTGGAGCTGGCTGGAAAATCTGGTGCTGTCAGCGGTGAAAATTATCCCGCTGGGGCAAACGCAAGGGCAGAAGATTTTGCATGAAATGACTGCACTGATACCCGCTATCGTGGCGCAAGGCTTGCAGGTGGCTGATGATGACATTGGCGCGTCATCACCAGCCTTAGCCATTGCCAGCAGTCGCCATGAAACCCAATACACCCGTTTGTTTCGATCGTGA